Proteins encoded together in one Rossellomorea sp. y25 window:
- the bshA gene encoding N-acetyl-alpha-D-glucosaminyl L-malate synthase BshA, translating to MKMKIGITCYPTVGGSGVVATELGKLLAEKGHEIHFITSSIPFRLNKMYHNIYFHQVEVSQYSVFQYPPYDIALANKMAEIIEREKLDILHVHYAIPHAVCAILGKQMSGKDVKIVTTLHGTDITVLGYDPSLTKAIRFGIEKSDVVTAVSSALVKQTNDLIQPDKEIQTVYNFIDERVYKAVDSQHLRNEYGIKDYEKVIIHVSNFRGVKRVTDVVAAFNLIQNEIPAKLLLVGDGPEMTVICKQVRELGLEDRVLFLGKQDNLEELYSISDIKLLLSEKESFGLVALEAMACGVPSIGTNVGGIPEVIEDGYNGFICEIGNVSQVAEKSLELLTDEKLHNELSRNALQTARTKFHSSKIVKEYEQIYQELL from the coding sequence ATGAAAATGAAAATAGGAATTACCTGCTATCCCACCGTTGGTGGCTCAGGCGTAGTAGCTACGGAACTGGGTAAATTATTAGCAGAGAAAGGCCATGAAATTCACTTTATTACCTCGAGCATTCCATTTCGGTTAAATAAAATGTATCACAACATATACTTTCATCAAGTGGAAGTGAGTCAGTATTCAGTTTTTCAATATCCACCTTACGATATAGCACTGGCGAATAAAATGGCAGAAATTATAGAACGTGAGAAACTGGACATTCTTCATGTGCATTATGCGATCCCACATGCAGTCTGTGCCATTTTGGGTAAGCAAATGTCTGGTAAAGATGTAAAGATTGTTACCACCCTGCACGGCACCGATATTACCGTACTTGGTTATGATCCTTCTTTAACAAAAGCGATTCGTTTCGGTATTGAAAAGTCTGATGTGGTCACTGCGGTTTCTTCCGCTTTGGTGAAACAAACCAATGATTTAATCCAACCGGATAAAGAAATTCAAACGGTCTATAATTTCATAGACGAGAGAGTGTATAAGGCGGTAGATTCTCAGCATCTTAGAAATGAATATGGAATTAAAGACTATGAAAAGGTCATTATCCATGTTTCCAACTTTCGCGGCGTGAAAAGGGTAACAGATGTTGTAGCTGCATTCAACCTTATACAAAACGAGATTCCCGCCAAACTTCTCCTTGTTGGGGACGGACCTGAAATGACGGTGATTTGCAAACAGGTGAGAGAACTCGGATTAGAGGATCGAGTCCTGTTCCTTGGAAAACAGGATAATTTAGAAGAACTTTATTCGATTAGTGATATTAAGCTGCTGCTTTCAGAAAAAGAAAGCTTTGGATTGGTAGCCCTGGAGGCAATGGCTTGCGGCGTGCCGAGCATTGGGACGAATGTAGGAGGCATTCCTGAAGTAATTGAGGACGGATACAATGGCTTTATATGTGAAATCGGGAACGTCTCTCAGGTTGCAGAAAAGTCGTTGGAATTACTGACAGATGAGAAGCTTCATAATGAACTCTCGCGGAATGCACTACAAACGGCGAGAACTAAATTTCACTCCAGCAAGATTGTCAAAGAGTATGAACAGATCTACCAAGAGCTTCTATAA
- the bshB1 gene encoding bacillithiol biosynthesis deacetylase BshB1: MDQQVDILAFGAHADDVEIGMGGTLAKYAAEGKKIVICDLTEAELSSNGTVSLRKEEARSAARILGASKRETLDIPDRGIYITDENIQKVVNVIRMHKPKAVFAPYDQDRHPDHGNAARLIKEGFFSAGIRKFHSASPAHKADNLYFYMINGFHKPQFVVDIEAHMHTKIRSLEAYSSQFTQGFEGVSTPLTEGYIEAVEARERMMGKEAGLRYAEGFFSYNTLILHHDLLGD, from the coding sequence GTGGATCAACAAGTTGACATCCTTGCATTCGGAGCTCATGCCGACGATGTGGAGATCGGAATGGGCGGCACCCTTGCAAAATATGCAGCTGAAGGAAAGAAGATTGTGATTTGCGATCTGACAGAGGCAGAACTTTCTTCAAATGGGACGGTTTCTTTACGAAAAGAGGAAGCAAGATCAGCTGCACGCATATTGGGTGCCAGCAAGAGAGAAACCCTGGATATTCCTGATAGGGGAATTTACATAACAGATGAAAATATTCAGAAAGTGGTTAACGTGATCAGAATGCACAAACCGAAAGCGGTATTTGCTCCATATGATCAGGATCGTCATCCTGATCATGGAAATGCGGCACGCTTGATTAAAGAAGGTTTTTTCTCAGCTGGAATTAGGAAGTTCCATTCCGCAAGCCCGGCCCATAAAGCGGATAATCTGTATTTTTATATGATCAACGGTTTTCACAAACCTCAATTTGTAGTGGACATCGAGGCACATATGCATACGAAGATTCGTAGCTTAGAAGCATATTCGAGTCAGTTTACCCAAGGATTTGAAGGAGTGTCTACTCCTTTGACAGAAGGGTACATTGAAGCGGTTGAAGCAAGGGAGCGAATGATGGGGAAAGAAGCCGGATTACGATATGCTGAAGGATTCTTCTCCTATAATACCCTTATATTGCATCATGATTTGTTAGGAGATTAA
- the dapB gene encoding 4-hydroxy-tetrahydrodipicolinate reductase yields MEQINITIAGPRGRMGKEAVQLVRDTKHFTLISVIDYKQEVNIDVPVYTDIETCFQAQTPHVLIDLTTPEVGYHHTKTALEYGVRPVVGTTGFSTEELNELKILAESKSLGCIIAPNFAIGAVLMMKFSQMAAKYFDDVEIIELHHDQKLDAPSGTAVKTAEMIREVRESKQQGHPDEKETHPGARGANVDGMHIHSVRLPGLIAHQQVMLGAEGQTLSIRHDSFNRGSFMSGVKVSVDTVMKLDTLVYGLENILD; encoded by the coding sequence ATGGAACAAATTAACATAACTATTGCAGGACCAAGAGGAAGAATGGGGAAAGAAGCTGTTCAGTTAGTTAGAGATACGAAACATTTTACGCTTATTAGTGTGATTGATTATAAGCAAGAAGTAAATATAGATGTACCGGTATACACAGATATCGAAACATGCTTTCAGGCTCAAACACCACATGTGCTTATCGACCTGACAACTCCAGAGGTGGGTTATCACCATACGAAAACAGCCCTCGAATACGGTGTTAGACCAGTTGTGGGAACGACAGGTTTTTCTACAGAAGAATTAAATGAATTAAAGATCCTGGCAGAATCAAAGTCATTGGGATGTATCATTGCACCTAATTTTGCGATTGGTGCGGTGCTCATGATGAAATTTTCCCAGATGGCCGCTAAATATTTTGACGATGTGGAAATCATTGAATTACATCACGATCAAAAACTGGATGCTCCTTCAGGGACTGCCGTTAAGACAGCCGAAATGATCAGGGAAGTGAGAGAATCGAAGCAGCAGGGGCACCCTGATGAAAAAGAAACACATCCAGGTGCAAGGGGAGCAAATGTTGACGGCATGCACATCCATAGTGTTCGCCTTCCGGGATTGATTGCTCATCAACAGGTGATGTTGGGAGCAGAAGGTCAGACTTTATCGATTCGTCATGACTCTTTTAACAGGGGAAGCTTCATGTCTGGAGTGAAGGTTTCCGTTGATACGGTCATGAAGCTGGATACACTTGTGTACGGGCTGGAAAATATTTTAGATTAA
- the panB gene encoding 3-methyl-2-oxobutanoate hydroxymethyltransferase has translation MKQTTDFLKMKNKREKISMLTAYDFPSAKIAEEAGIDVILVGDSLGMVVLGYDSTVPVTVEDMIHHTKAVKRGAKNTFIVTDMPFMSYHLSRDETLKTAAQILQQGGSHAVKVEGGDHVIDRIHSLTSAGIPVMAHLGLTPQSVGVLGGYKVQGKTADTAKKLIDDAIKCEQAGAFSLVLECVPKQIAKEISEALTIPTIGIGAGSETDGQVLVFHDLVTYGVNRVPKFVKQYSNASEVIHNSIKTYIEEVKGGSFPTEDHSFTMRDEELDALYGGMKK, from the coding sequence ATGAAACAAACAACAGATTTTCTTAAGATGAAGAATAAGAGAGAAAAGATTTCAATGCTTACAGCGTATGATTTTCCAAGTGCCAAGATAGCAGAAGAAGCGGGTATTGATGTCATTCTTGTAGGTGACAGCCTCGGAATGGTGGTATTGGGTTATGACTCAACGGTACCAGTTACAGTTGAAGATATGATACATCATACGAAAGCCGTAAAAAGAGGGGCAAAAAATACCTTTATCGTCACCGATATGCCGTTTATGTCGTACCACTTGTCCAGAGATGAAACTCTTAAAACTGCGGCACAGATTCTTCAACAGGGAGGATCTCACGCTGTGAAGGTTGAGGGGGGAGATCATGTGATCGATCGTATTCATTCCCTAACGAGCGCCGGCATACCCGTTATGGCTCATTTAGGTTTGACCCCTCAATCCGTCGGTGTCCTTGGAGGATATAAAGTACAAGGGAAAACAGCCGACACAGCCAAAAAGTTGATCGATGATGCCATTAAATGTGAACAGGCAGGTGCTTTTTCACTTGTATTAGAGTGTGTACCAAAGCAAATAGCCAAAGAGATTTCAGAAGCATTAACGATACCGACGATTGGTATTGGGGCAGGCAGTGAAACCGATGGGCAAGTGTTAGTGTTCCACGATCTTGTAACATACGGAGTGAATCGTGTGCCTAAGTTTGTCAAACAATACAGCAACGCGTCAGAAGTCATTCATAACAGCATAAAAACCTATATAGAAGAAGTTAAAGGGGGTAGCTTCCCGACAGAAGACCATTCCTTTACGATGCGTGATGAAGAATTGGATGCTCTCTATGGTGGAATGAAAAAATGA
- a CDS encoding CCA tRNA nucleotidyltransferase: protein MLPSIFQEAVPVLKKIERAGFEAYFVGGSVRDYLLNKPINDVDIATSAYPQELKEIFPKTIDLGIEHGTILVIDDGREYEITTFRTESTYADFRRPDKVEFIRSLEGDLERRDFTMNSIAMDGRGRIFDPFNGREDIHNGMIRTVGSPDLRFTEDALRMMRGVRFVSQLGFKIESGTLNALKEHSKLLKHIAVERKTMEFEKIAGGKWKRKALTLLVRTNLYTELPHFTQHKDALQQVADLPQLEGINKDQVWLLLLACIGDPDPQGFLKGWRLPTKTVRDRSNELEILQLRRKSGWSKPLLYRAGLEAAINVEKVYECIESTPVSSVEAVKEEYHSLAITSRQQLDVTGNDLMTWANKKGGPWMKELLAEIESAIITGTINNDKEAIRRWLQTCNRL, encoded by the coding sequence ATGTTACCGTCTATATTTCAAGAAGCCGTACCAGTTTTAAAGAAAATTGAAAGAGCAGGGTTCGAAGCATATTTCGTTGGAGGCTCTGTTAGGGATTACTTGCTGAATAAGCCCATTAATGACGTAGATATCGCGACGTCTGCCTATCCTCAAGAATTAAAGGAGATCTTTCCGAAGACGATTGATTTAGGTATTGAACACGGAACCATCCTGGTCATTGATGATGGAAGGGAATATGAAATCACTACATTCAGAACAGAATCTACATATGCTGACTTTAGAAGACCAGATAAGGTGGAATTCATCCGTTCATTAGAAGGGGATCTGGAGCGCCGTGATTTTACGATGAATAGTATCGCAATGGATGGACGGGGTAGGATATTTGATCCTTTTAATGGACGGGAAGACATACATAACGGAATGATCAGAACAGTGGGATCACCGGATTTAAGGTTTACAGAAGACGCCCTTCGTATGATGAGGGGAGTCCGCTTTGTCAGTCAATTAGGCTTCAAGATCGAGTCTGGGACACTGAATGCTTTAAAGGAGCACTCCAAACTGCTAAAGCATATCGCCGTTGAAAGAAAAACGATGGAATTCGAGAAGATCGCCGGAGGTAAATGGAAACGAAAAGCGCTCACCCTCCTTGTTCGTACCAACCTATATACTGAACTCCCTCATTTCACTCAACATAAAGATGCTCTTCAACAGGTTGCGGATCTTCCACAATTAGAAGGCATAAATAAGGACCAAGTATGGTTACTTCTTTTAGCATGCATTGGAGATCCTGATCCCCAGGGATTTCTTAAAGGCTGGAGACTCCCGACGAAAACAGTAAGGGATCGTTCAAATGAGCTTGAAATTCTTCAGTTAAGAAGGAAATCCGGCTGGTCTAAGCCTTTACTTTATCGTGCAGGTTTGGAAGCAGCCATTAACGTTGAGAAAGTCTATGAATGCATAGAATCCACACCGGTTTCTTCTGTAGAAGCGGTGAAGGAAGAATATCATTCTTTAGCGATTACATCGAGACAGCAGCTGGATGTAACAGGAAATGACTTGATGACATGGGCAAACAAAAAGGGTGGTCCATGGATGAAGGAACTTTTGGCTGAAATTGAATCCGCGATTATAACTGGAACAATTAATAACGATAAAGAAGCGATTAGGAGGTGGCTACAGACATGCAATCGACTATAA
- a CDS encoding biotin--[acetyl-CoA-carboxylase] ligase — MQSTIKKKLLHALSESDQDFLSGQALAEIAGCSRTAIWKHIEELRKEGFVLEAVRKKGYRIIETPDSVTESKIRLGLQTKTLGRVIHYEESVQSTQRIAHVLAGDGAAEGTLVISDEQTAGRGRLMREWHSSKGTGIWMSLILKPLLPPQKAPQFTLITAVAVVQAIEEATDLHPQIKWPNDILIDGKKVTGILTELQAESDKINSIIIGIGMNVNHTKEHFPDELQTIATSLAIEQGDTLSRSEIVQKVLERIEALYSIYMKEGFTPIKLLWESYAISIGKKIRARTINGTIEGRALGITDEGVLKIEDTTGTVHQIYSADIEVNI; from the coding sequence ATGCAATCGACTATAAAGAAGAAACTGCTTCACGCTTTGTCTGAATCGGATCAGGATTTTCTATCCGGACAAGCATTGGCTGAAATAGCAGGATGTTCAAGAACGGCCATTTGGAAGCATATTGAAGAACTTCGTAAAGAAGGTTTTGTGTTAGAAGCCGTAAGAAAAAAAGGATATCGCATTATTGAAACCCCTGATAGTGTGACAGAAAGTAAGATCCGATTGGGATTACAAACGAAAACGTTAGGCAGAGTGATCCACTATGAGGAGTCAGTTCAAAGTACACAGCGCATCGCTCATGTGCTTGCGGGCGACGGAGCGGCAGAGGGTACGTTAGTCATTTCTGACGAACAAACAGCCGGAAGAGGAAGGTTAATGAGAGAGTGGCACTCATCAAAGGGAACGGGAATTTGGATGAGTCTGATCTTAAAACCCCTTCTTCCACCCCAAAAGGCCCCGCAGTTTACGCTCATTACTGCAGTTGCCGTCGTTCAAGCGATCGAAGAAGCAACAGATCTTCATCCCCAAATCAAATGGCCGAATGATATTCTTATTGACGGAAAGAAAGTGACGGGAATATTGACGGAACTGCAAGCGGAATCTGATAAAATAAATTCCATTATCATCGGTATCGGCATGAATGTAAATCACACAAAGGAACACTTTCCTGATGAACTTCAGACGATTGCAACCTCACTGGCCATTGAACAAGGAGATACCCTTTCAAGATCAGAAATTGTTCAAAAGGTGTTAGAACGAATTGAAGCCCTTTATTCTATCTATATGAAAGAAGGTTTTACACCGATCAAGCTGTTATGGGAGAGTTATGCAATCAGTATCGGGAAGAAAATCCGTGCCCGTACCATCAATGGAACGATTGAAGGTAGAGCATTAGGAATAACGGATGAAGGAGTTCTAAAGATTGAAGACACAACAGGAACCGTTCATCAAATTTATTCAGCGGATATTGAAGTGAATATTTAA
- the panC gene encoding pantoate--beta-alanine ligase, whose translation MKVITKIQDLQRMIQQVKNSGSSIGYVPTMGYLHEGHLTLAEEARNNNDTVVMSIFVNPLQFGPNEDFDRYPRNVERDTELAKNVGVDILFIPEVDEMYKGEQSVTMSVIERVEVLCGRKREGHFDGVVTVLTKLFHLIQPTRAYFGLKDAQQVAVVEGLVSDYFFPVEIVRVPTVREEDGLAKSSRNVYLSKEERREAPSLYQSLEEAKNRIEDGERDPDSIISMISKNVQENTSGEIDYVEVYSYPELTELTSVHGEIIIALAVQFQQARLIDNIIISVEPEEDSNV comes from the coding sequence ATGAAAGTGATTACGAAAATACAAGATTTGCAGCGTATGATACAACAAGTAAAGAATTCAGGATCCTCTATCGGTTATGTTCCTACAATGGGATACCTTCATGAAGGGCACTTGACTCTAGCGGAGGAAGCCAGGAATAATAACGATACTGTCGTGATGAGTATCTTTGTAAACCCCCTGCAGTTCGGTCCGAATGAAGACTTCGACCGCTACCCCCGTAATGTTGAAAGAGATACAGAATTAGCAAAGAATGTTGGGGTTGATATACTCTTTATTCCTGAAGTAGATGAAATGTATAAAGGGGAGCAATCTGTTACCATGAGTGTGATAGAGCGGGTAGAAGTACTGTGCGGACGAAAACGGGAAGGGCATTTTGACGGAGTGGTAACCGTTTTGACTAAATTATTTCACCTTATTCAGCCTACCAGAGCGTATTTCGGACTGAAGGATGCCCAGCAGGTTGCAGTAGTGGAAGGGTTAGTAAGCGATTATTTCTTTCCGGTTGAAATTGTGAGGGTACCAACAGTGAGGGAAGAAGATGGGTTGGCCAAGAGCTCAAGAAATGTCTATCTCTCAAAAGAAGAAAGAAGGGAAGCTCCTTCTCTTTATCAAAGTCTGGAAGAAGCAAAAAATCGTATTGAAGATGGGGAGCGGGATCCCGATTCCATTATTTCTATGATTTCAAAGAACGTCCAAGAAAACACATCCGGGGAAATCGATTATGTGGAAGTGTATTCCTACCCTGAGCTAACGGAACTGACTAGCGTACATGGGGAAATCATTATCGCTCTGGCAGTTCAATTTCAACAGGCCAGATTAATTGATAATATAATCATCAGTGTAGAACCAGAGGAGGATTCAAATGTATAG
- the panD gene encoding aspartate 1-decarboxylase, translated as MYRTMMSGKIHRATVTEANLDYVGSITIDQDILDAVGMMANEKVQIVNNNNGARLETYIIPGERGSGVICLNGAAARLVQKGDIVIIISYKMVAEEMVHEHIPKVAIMGEKNRIIDMIGTEPEATIL; from the coding sequence ATGTATAGAACGATGATGAGTGGTAAAATTCACAGAGCGACTGTAACAGAAGCGAACTTGGATTATGTAGGGAGCATTACAATCGATCAGGATATATTAGATGCAGTTGGTATGATGGCGAACGAAAAGGTCCAGATTGTAAACAACAACAATGGAGCCCGCTTGGAAACCTACATTATCCCAGGTGAAAGAGGGAGCGGAGTCATATGTTTGAACGGAGCTGCTGCAAGACTTGTGCAAAAGGGTGATATTGTCATCATCATATCATATAAGATGGTAGCAGAAGAAATGGTCCATGAACATATCCCGAAAGTAGCCATCATGGGAGAAAAGAACCGTATCATAGATATGATCGGAACAGAACCTGAAGCGACTATACTATAA
- the mgsA gene encoding methylglyoxal synthase, which translates to MNIALIAHDKKKDDLIRFVIAYKPIIEKHALFATGTTGKRIGEETGLSVHRFRSGPLGGDQEIGSYIANNNMDLVLFFRDPLTAQPHEPDVSALIRLCDVYSVPLATNMGTAEVLVKGLDRGDIEWRSVVKDKEE; encoded by the coding sequence ATGAATATCGCATTAATAGCTCATGATAAGAAAAAAGATGATCTGATTCGTTTTGTAATAGCTTATAAGCCGATAATTGAGAAACACGCTCTTTTTGCTACAGGGACAACGGGAAAGAGAATTGGAGAAGAAACGGGATTATCTGTCCATCGTTTCCGGTCAGGTCCCCTGGGAGGAGACCAGGAAATAGGCTCGTATATTGCCAATAATAATATGGATCTTGTTCTGTTTTTTAGAGATCCTTTAACAGCTCAACCCCATGAACCAGATGTATCTGCCCTCATCAGACTGTGTGATGTATATTCAGTCCCATTAGCAACGAATATGGGAACAGCTGAAGTACTGGTGAAAGGGTTGGATAGAGGGGATATCGAGTGGCGAAGTGTGGTAAAGGATAAGGAGGAGTAA